The region GGCACGAACGAGGCGTTCTCGCAGGCGTCGGATCTGCGGAAGGCCAACGACGAGGACGAGATCTCGCGCAAGGTGCTCGACATCGCGCGCGAGCTCGAAGGGTTGCGCCGGCAGGTGAGCGTCCACGCGGCCGGCGTCGTGATCGGCGACGAGCCGCTCGTGAACTACACACCGTTGCAGCGCGCGCAGGACGGCGCCGGCGGGATCGTCACCCAGTACGAGATGCACGCCGTAGAGAACCTGGGTCTGCTCAAGATGGACTTCCTCGGCTTGCGCACGTTGACCGTGCTCGAGGACGCCGTGCGGAACGTCAAGCGGACACGCGGGATCGACGTCGACATCGACGCGGTTCCGCTCGATCACGCGCCGACCTACGAGATGCTCACCCGGGGCGACACGATCGCGATCTTCCAATTGGAGTCGCCGGGGATGCGCGAGCTCGTCAAGAAGCTTCGGCCGGACCGGTTCGAGGACGTGATGGCTCTCGTCGCGCTGTACCGGCCGGGTCCGCTCGGCGAGCGGATGCACCTGGAGTACGCGGCCCGCAAGCACGGCCAGCGCACCGTCGAGTACCTGCACGCCGACCTCAAGCCGATCCTCGAGGAGACGTTCGGGATCATCCTGTATCAGGAGCAGGCGCTCCGGATCGCCGTGGACATGGCCGGGTTCTCCATGGCCGAAGCCGACACGTTGCGCAAAGCGATCGGCAAGAAGATCGGCGACGTGATGCGCGCGCAGCGCGAGAAGTTCCTGACCGGCTGCGTGGCCAAGGGCTACACGAAGGACCTGGCCAACAAGCTGTGGGAAATGATCGACCACTTCTCCGGCTACGGGTTCAACAAGTCGCACAGCTGCGGGTACGCCTACATCGCGTTCCAAACCGCGTACCTCAAGTCCACGTATCCGGTCGACTACCTGGCTGCGCTCCTCACGAGCGTGAAGGACAAGCAGGACCGGACCGCGCTCTACCTCGCGGAGTGCCGGACGATGGGCATCACGGTCGATCCGCCCGACGTGAACCTCTCGGCCTCGGACTACACGCCGCTCCCACCGGTTGAGGGGAAGCCGGGCGAGATCCGCATCGGGCTCTCCGCGATCCGCAACGTCGGTGAGAACGTCGTCGCGGAGATCATCCGCGAACGCGAGAAGAAGGGACCCTTCGGCTCCTTCGCCGACTTCTGCCACCGTGTCGATCCGACCGCCCTCAACAAGCGCGTCGTCGAGTCGTTCGTCAAAGCCGGCGCGTTCGACTCCCTCGGTCTGAGCCGCGGCGACTTCCTGACCTGGGGGACCGATACGCGCACCGGCGAGCAGAAGCTGGTTCTCTCGGACGCCGCGGCGACGATGCTCGACGCCGCGGCGACCTACCGGCGGAACGAGGATGCCGGGCAGTCGAGCCTGTTCAGCGCGGAGACGCATCACACGCTCGTCGACCCGGCCCCGAGCGGCGCCGACATCCCGCGGGCGGCGCTGCTCGCCGCGGAGAAGGAGATGCTCGGGCTGTACGTCTCGGAGCATCCGCTCCTCGAGGTCGAGAAGGCTCTCCGCGCCTCGACCGACACCCAGATCGCCGACATCGCGATGGCGCCGGAGGGCTCCGTTCGGTCGATCGGCGGCATCATCAGCCGCTTCGCCAAGAAATTCACGAAGAAGGGCGAAGCGATGGGGATCATCACGCTCGAGGATCTCGCCGGAGCCGTCGAGGTCGTCGTGTTCCCCGCCGCGTTCCAGAAGTTCGGTCCGCTCCTCGAACGCGACTCGATCATCTGCGTCAAAGGGAAGATCGATCTGCGCGAGGACGAGCCGAAGGTCGTCGCGCTGGAGGTGTGGCGGCCGAACCTCGCGGCCGGCGGCGATCCGCTCGTGCTGACGGTGGCCGCGGAAGCGTGCACGCCGAAGCTCGTCGAGGAGCTCAAGGTGATCTTGCACTCGCACCCGGGCCTCACGCCGGTTCACCTGCGACTCATGTCGGGGACGAAGACGAAGGTGTTGCGGCTCCCGGATGAGATCCGGATCGAGCGCCGCAACGGCCTCTACGCCGAGCTGAAGACCTTGCTCGGAACCGGCTCCTTGGCTTGAGTGCCGGGCTCCGCCCGAGTGCCCCTGTGAAGTGCTAGCCTCGCGCCGTGGTCGAGGGAAGGTCCGAGGACTTCAACGAGCGCGCGAAGCGACTGACGCCGCGCGAGTGGCGCGTCGTCGCGCTCTCGATCGAGGGCGTCGCCTCCGACGAGGCCTGCAAGGCGCTCGGCATCGCAGAGGGCACCCTCAAGAGCCACAAACAGGCGATCCGGCGCAAGCTCGGCGTCCCGCGCGGCAAGCGACTCGAACGCCACCTCCGCGAGAACCTCGACGCGATCCCGGCCTCGATGCGTCCGACCACCGAAGCCGGGATCCAGCAGGCGGTGACCGACCCATCGGTGCTCGAGCGGCGTGTCCGGCTGCTGTTGCGGCTCACGTTGGAGGAGCTGCTCGAGGTGGCCGACAACGCCGAGTTGCGTGCGGCGCTCCTCGAGCAGACCGTGCAGCGGGTCGCGTCCGAGGACGCCGACGAAGCGCGTCGCGAGGTCCGGGAGCTCCAGATCGTCGCGAAGGAGCTTCGGAGCACGTTCGAGCGGATCCGCGCCGACATCCGCGCGCGCGGGGACGCAGCCTCCCGCTAGTTCAAGGACGTCGACTCGATCGTCGGCCTCCGCACCGGAGGGCCCACCACCGTCAAGAGATTCGCCTCGGCCCTCGCGATCGTGGCGGCTCGCACGAGCCGCTCGGTCGCCGTCGAGGCTTCCAGAAGCGCTTGCACGACGTTCGGTTCGATCGACAGCGCCGCCGCGAGCGCGTAACTCGCCGCGACGGGGTCGTCGGGGAGCGTCGCGTCTTCCGGCTCGGAGCGGAGCAGCCGCGCGACCGCCCGCACGTATCGAGCCATCGCCGAGCGCGCGAAACCGAGTGCCTTCTCCGAGCTCGCGCCGACGGGCTCGTCGAGCAGCGCGACGACCGCGCGCGGATACGGATCGTCGTCCAGCCGCCGCTCGATCCGGAAGCGGCGCGTGCCGCGAGCGAGCAGCTCGAGGGTCCGGTCGGCATCCATACGCACCCATTCGACCGCGGCGATCACGCCGACGTCGTGGGTTTCCGCGCGGCCGCCGACCTCGGATCCTTCCCGGATCCTCGCGACGCCGAACGCCGCCGCCTCGTCGCCGGTGCGAACCGGCCGTCCGCCTTGCGAACCGGGGACGGCGTCTCCGAGGAGGTCGGACATCATCGTTCGGTAGCGCGGCTCGAAGACGCGCAAGGGGAGCGCTGCGCCGGGCAGCAGCACCGTGTTGAGTGGGAACAGAGGGATCTCCACCGACACCCAGATTGTAGGCTCACCTCACGTTTCCGCTTCCTCTAACGTTCTATGTCCGTGAGGCTGCCGCCGTTCCAGCGATTCCTCGACGCGCACCGCGACGAGGTCTACCGGTTCCTGCTGTCGGCTGTCGGATCGCAGGATGCGGACGACTGCTTCCAGGAGACGTTCCTGGCCGCGCTCCGCGGGTATCCGAGTCTCCGAGAGGCGGGGAACCTGCGAGGGTGGATCCTGACGATCGCCCATCGGAAGGTTCTTGACCATCACCGGATGCGGTCGCGAAGGGCGGTCCCTGTGGCCGCCGTCCCGGACCATCCGGGACGAGAGACTCCTGACCCCGACGACGGCGTGTGGGAGGCTGTTCGGAAGCTCCCCACCAAACAACGCGCGGCGGTTCTGCTGCGCTTCGCGGCCGACCTTCCCTACCGGGAGGTCGCCCGGGCGGCAGGCGGCACGGAGGAAGCGGCCCGGCGCAACGTGGCGGACGGGCTTCGAGCTTTGCGGAAGGAGTGGGGCCGATGAAGGATCTGGAGCGAGCGCTCGCGCGCTCGGGCGGCGTGGCCGTGAAGCAGCGCGCCGGACGCGCGGCGGCGGGGATGGCGACGCGAGCGCACGACGCCGGTCTGCTCGACGTCGGCTACGGCTACGCGGAGACGCCGTTCGGGCGGATGCTGGTCGCCGTCACACCCCGCGGACTCGTGCGAGTCGCGTTCCAGCCGGAGGCGCCCGACGACGTGCTCGAGGAGCTCACCGAACGCCTTTCGCCGCGCGTGCTCGAGGCGCCGATCGCCGTCGATGCGGTGCGACGCGAGCTCGACGAATACTTCGATGGGAAGCGCCGGGTGTTCGAACTCCCGCTGGACTGGTCGCTGACGACCGGGTTCAGACGCAAGGTCCTGCGGGCCACGGCTCGGATCCCGTACGGGGGCGTGTCGAGCTATCGCGAGATGGCCGAGCAGGCCGGGAACGGGCGGGCCTCGCGCGCCGCCGGCTCCGCGCTCGCTACGAATCCGATCCCCATCGTGGTTCCGTGCCACCGCGTGCTCCGGACGGGTGGGAACCTCGGCGGCTACGGGGGCGGGCTCGCCATGAAGGAAGCCCTGCTCAAGATGGAAGGCGTCCGGCTGGCCTAGCGCGGTTTATCGAGGGGGGCTCCGGGGCCTGCTCGGCTAGAATCGGCGGACCGTGCTGACCCTCGTTGACCTGCGCGGATACACGGGCGATCCGCTCGAGCGGCTGCCGCGTGCCGTCGTTGACCGGGACGCCGCACGGGCATCCGTCAGGACGCTGGTC is a window of Actinomycetota bacterium DNA encoding:
- the dnaE gene encoding DNA polymerase III subunit alpha, coding for MGSGFVHLHNHTEYSILDGAARIPALFEKASRLGMPAIAVTDHGVMYGAIDYFEAGQKAGVKPIIGAELYVATRSRFEKSSREKDFNHHLTVIATSNQGYRNLMRLVTTGWLEGYYYRPRVDKEALAEHAEGLIGFSGCLAGEVCSALKIGNMAEAERVAGAYRDIFGPENYFIELQDHGLEEQRMVLPQLVDLSGRLGAPLVATNDLHYTERTDAGAHDALLCIQTNAKISDPGRFKFDAEEFYLKTAEEMRTLFAERPDACDNTLAIAERCDLSIEFGTLHLPPFVPPTEESQEQYLRRLVAEGATRRYGDPLSPEARDRIEHELGIILRMGFAGYFLIVADLIQFARSRGIRVGPGRGSAAGSVVSYCLGITDLDPIRYGLIFERFLNPDRRQMPDIDMDFDERGRGEMIRYATERYGEDHVAQIVTFGTIKGKQAIRDAARVLDLPYGIGDRLAKMYPPPILGKDAPLAACFDRTVDWPDPGTNEAFSQASDLRKANDEDEISRKVLDIARELEGLRRQVSVHAAGVVIGDEPLVNYTPLQRAQDGAGGIVTQYEMHAVENLGLLKMDFLGLRTLTVLEDAVRNVKRTRGIDVDIDAVPLDHAPTYEMLTRGDTIAIFQLESPGMRELVKKLRPDRFEDVMALVALYRPGPLGERMHLEYAARKHGQRTVEYLHADLKPILEETFGIILYQEQALRIAVDMAGFSMAEADTLRKAIGKKIGDVMRAQREKFLTGCVAKGYTKDLANKLWEMIDHFSGYGFNKSHSCGYAYIAFQTAYLKSTYPVDYLAALLTSVKDKQDRTALYLAECRTMGITVDPPDVNLSASDYTPLPPVEGKPGEIRIGLSAIRNVGENVVAEIIREREKKGPFGSFADFCHRVDPTALNKRVVESFVKAGAFDSLGLSRGDFLTWGTDTRTGEQKLVLSDAAATMLDAAATYRRNEDAGQSSLFSAETHHTLVDPAPSGADIPRAALLAAEKEMLGLYVSEHPLLEVEKALRASTDTQIADIAMAPEGSVRSIGGIISRFAKKFTKKGEAMGIITLEDLAGAVEVVVFPAAFQKFGPLLERDSIICVKGKIDLREDEPKVVALEVWRPNLAAGGDPLVLTVAAEACTPKLVEELKVILHSHPGLTPVHLRLMSGTKTKVLRLPDEIRIERRNGLYAELKTLLGTGSLA
- a CDS encoding LuxR C-terminal-related transcriptional regulator, whose amino-acid sequence is MVEGRSEDFNERAKRLTPREWRVVALSIEGVASDEACKALGIAEGTLKSHKQAIRRKLGVPRGKRLERHLRENLDAIPASMRPTTEAGIQQAVTDPSVLERRVRLLLRLTLEELLEVADNAELRAALLEQTVQRVASEDADEARREVRELQIVAKELRSTFERIRADIRARGDAASR
- a CDS encoding LON peptidase substrate-binding domain-containing protein translates to MEIPLFPLNTVLLPGAALPLRVFEPRYRTMMSDLLGDAVPGSQGGRPVRTGDEAAAFGVARIREGSEVGGRAETHDVGVIAAVEWVRMDADRTLELLARGTRRFRIERRLDDDPYPRAVVALLDEPVGASSEKALGFARSAMARYVRAVARLLRSEPEDATLPDDPVAASYALAAALSIEPNVVQALLEASTATERLVRAATIARAEANLLTVVGPPVRRPTIESTSLN
- a CDS encoding RNA polymerase sigma factor; translation: MRLPPFQRFLDAHRDEVYRFLLSAVGSQDADDCFQETFLAALRGYPSLREAGNLRGWILTIAHRKVLDHHRMRSRRAVPVAAVPDHPGRETPDPDDGVWEAVRKLPTKQRAAVLLRFAADLPYREVARAAGGTEEAARRNVADGLRALRKEWGR
- a CDS encoding methylated-DNA--[protein]-cysteine S-methyltransferase gives rise to the protein MKDLERALARSGGVAVKQRAGRAAAGMATRAHDAGLLDVGYGYAETPFGRMLVAVTPRGLVRVAFQPEAPDDVLEELTERLSPRVLEAPIAVDAVRRELDEYFDGKRRVFELPLDWSLTTGFRRKVLRATARIPYGGVSSYREMAEQAGNGRASRAAGSALATNPIPIVVPCHRVLRTGGNLGGYGGGLAMKEALLKMEGVRLA